In Chitinophagales bacterium, a single genomic region encodes these proteins:
- a CDS encoding class I fructose-bisphosphate aldolase — MNTQEIVKLLGESRASNLLEFKTPAISKDRLHKPSPNFIDDIWRDSNRSNQVLNSLAAIHNHGRLGGTGYVSILPVDQGIEHTAGASFAPNPDYFDPENIVKLAIEGGCNAVASTYGVLASVSRKYAHKIPFVVKINHNELLTYPNSYNQVLFGSIKNAWEMGAVGVGATIYFGSEESRRQIVEIAEAFDYAHELGMATILWCYVRNDAFKKDGKDYHVAADLTSQANHLGVTIQADIIKQKLPENNGGFKAIGFGKTHPKMYDELCTDHPIDLCRYQVANCYMGRVGLINSGGASGGATDLGDAVETAIINKRAGGMGLISGRKAFQKDLKTGIKLLNAIQDVYLNDEITIA; from the coding sequence ATGAACACCCAAGAAATTGTAAAATTATTAGGAGAAAGTAGAGCTTCTAATTTGTTGGAATTTAAAACTCCTGCCATTAGTAAAGATAGATTGCATAAGCCTTCGCCTAATTTTATAGATGATATTTGGAGAGATAGCAATAGAAGTAATCAAGTATTAAACAGCTTAGCAGCCATACACAATCATGGTAGATTGGGCGGAACAGGTTATGTGTCTATTTTGCCTGTTGACCAAGGTATAGAGCATACTGCCGGAGCTTCATTTGCTCCCAATCCCGATTATTTTGACCCTGAAAATATAGTAAAATTAGCCATAGAAGGAGGGTGCAATGCCGTAGCTTCTACTTATGGCGTTTTAGCATCGGTAAGCAGAAAATATGCTCATAAAATTCCTTTTGTAGTAAAAATAAACCATAATGAATTATTAACTTATCCTAATTCTTATAACCAAGTATTGTTTGGCAGCATTAAAAATGCGTGGGAAATGGGAGCTGTGGGTGTTGGAGCTACTATATATTTTGGTAGCGAAGAAAGCAGACGACAAATAGTAGAAATAGCAGAGGCATTTGATTATGCTCACGAGCTGGGTATGGCTACAATTTTATGGTGTTATGTAAGAAACGATGCCTTTAAAAAAGACGGAAAAGATTATCATGTTGCTGCCGATTTAACATCGCAGGCTAATCATTTGGGTGTTACCATACAAGCCGATATTATTAAACAAAAATTGCCGGAAAACAATGGTGGTTTTAAGGCTATAGGTTTTGGCAAAACACATCCTAAAATGTATGATGAATTGTGTACCGACCACCCAATAGATTTATGTCGCTACCAAGTGGCAAACTGCTATATGGGGCGTGTGGGTTTAATAAACTCCGGTGGAGCATCGGGTGGAGCAACAGACTTAGGCGATGCCGTAGAAACTGCCATTATAAATAAAAGAGCCGGAGGAATGGGTTTGATTTCGGGAAGAAAAGCTTTTCAAAAAGATTTAAAAACAGGGATTAAATTATTAAACGCCATTCAAGATGTTTATTTGAATGATGAAATAACCATAGCTTAA
- a CDS encoding MjaI family restriction endonuclease translates to MAKEWILNSAMNRFQLNFKRNVGATSENIRECEPKSLKEWQVYYFENVRSKEHIIELGKKLYVKITEVIAAEVEEITEEDCIDYMLNLVINRTFDGYITEIKTIYGQLEKAVNQKIEPAPDKWDRLYNVDFFIQIKGKYIGIQIKPVNQGIQLPQIFKEQEIQKETHQNFEKEFGGKVFYVYSAKNNGKKVIMNMNVIEDIKEEINRLNK, encoded by the coding sequence ATGGCAAAAGAGTGGATATTAAATAGTGCTATGAATAGGTTTCAACTTAATTTTAAACGAAATGTTGGAGCAACATCTGAAAATATAAGAGAATGTGAACCGAAAAGCCTAAAAGAATGGCAAGTTTATTACTTTGAAAATGTAAGAAGCAAAGAACACATTATAGAACTCGGCAAAAAACTATACGTTAAAATAACAGAAGTTATTGCTGCTGAAGTAGAGGAAATTACGGAAGAAGATTGCATTGATTATATGCTAAATCTTGTAATAAACCGCACGTTTGACGGATACATTACAGAAATAAAAACAATTTACGGACAGTTAGAAAAAGCCGTAAATCAAAAGATAGAACCAGCACCAGATAAGTGGGATAGATTATATAATGTAGATTTTTTTATTCAAATAAAGGGAAAATATATTGGCATTCAAATAAAGCCGGTCAATCAAGGAATTCAATTGCCACAAATATTTAAAGAACAAGAGATTCAAAAAGAAACACATCAAAATTTTGAAAAAGAATTTGGAGGGAAAGTCTTTTATGTTTATTCTGCAAAAAATAATGGTAAAAAAGTGATCATGAATATGAATGTAATAGAAGATATTAAGGAAGAAATAAACAGGCTGAATAAATAG
- a CDS encoding thermonuclease family protein, whose translation MDFLADSSVQLAVTSPPYWQLKDYGTENQIGYHEDYETYINNLNLVWKECYRVLENGCRLCVNIGDQFARAVYYGRYKVIPIRTEIIKFCESIGFDYMGAIIWQKQTTTNTTGGASLMGSYPNPRNGILSIDYEFILIFKKLGTPKKVSKEIKNQSSMTKEEWKQYFQGHWNFGGARQDGHIAMFPEELPHRLIKMFSFVGDTVLDPFLGSGTTSLAAKKLNRNSVGFEINNEFKPLIEKKLGIKTPELRQHTFNFHTQKLHTDFEKEIKKLPYVFKDFHNFDKKIDPKKLQFGSKLDKNSKDRENFYRVKEIISPELIKLNNDLIVRLLGVKEYPEVNGKATEFLREKTNNQQIFLKFDKQKHDKSNNLLAYVYLKNKTFLNAHLIKNGLALVDESQNFKFKEKFLKYN comes from the coding sequence ATGGATTTTCTTGCAGATTCCTCTGTTCAGCTTGCGGTTACATCTCCTCCTTATTGGCAGCTGAAAGATTATGGAACCGAAAATCAAATTGGATACCACGAAGACTATGAAACTTATATCAACAACTTAAATCTTGTTTGGAAAGAGTGCTATCGCGTTCTTGAAAACGGCTGTAGGCTTTGTGTAAATATAGGCGACCAATTTGCAAGAGCAGTTTATTACGGGAGATATAAAGTTATTCCCATTCGTACAGAAATAATTAAGTTTTGCGAAAGTATAGGATTTGATTATATGGGTGCTATTATTTGGCAAAAACAAACCACCACAAATACCACAGGTGGTGCGTCTTTAATGGGGAGCTACCCAAACCCTAGAAATGGTATTTTATCTATTGATTATGAATTTATTTTAATTTTTAAAAAGCTTGGCACACCTAAAAAAGTGAGTAAAGAAATTAAAAATCAGTCTAGTATGACCAAAGAAGAGTGGAAACAATATTTTCAAGGGCATTGGAATTTTGGTGGAGCAAGACAAGATGGGCACATTGCAATGTTTCCAGAAGAATTGCCGCATAGATTAATAAAAATGTTTTCTTTTGTAGGAGATACAGTTTTAGACCCATTTTTAGGAAGTGGTACAACTTCTCTTGCTGCTAAAAAACTGAACAGAAATTCTGTAGGATTTGAAATAAATAATGAGTTTAAACCTCTTATTGAGAAAAAATTGGGTATAAAAACACCCGAGTTAAGACAACACACTTTTAATTTCCATACGCAGAAATTACATACTGATTTTGAAAAAGAAATTAAAAAATTACCGTATGTTTTTAAAGATTTTCACAATTTTGATAAAAAAATTGACCCTAAAAAATTACAATTTGGCTCAAAGCTAGATAAAAACAGTAAAGACCGCGAGAACTTTTATCGGGTTAAGGAAATCATTAGCCCTGAATTAATAAAATTAAATAACGATTTAATTGTCCGTCTTCTTGGCGTTAAAGAGTATCCCGAAGTAAATGGAAAAGCCACAGAATTTTTAAGAGAGAAAACAAATAATCAACAAATATTTTTAAAGTTTGATAAACAAAAACACGATAAATCTAACAACCTTTTAGCTTATGTATATTTAAAAAACAAGACTTTTTTAAATGCTCATTTAATTAAAAATGGTCTTGCCTTAGTAGATGAAAGTCAAAATTTTAAATTCAAAGAAAAATTCTTAAAATATAATTGA
- a CDS encoding endonuclease, which translates to MKIKIVFVFVLLSFYFANAQTEPTNQATNLNFSNIKTYKASMSFSPSDADGYLVVINKNQVNFTPTNNTSYQTGEIINGNRIVKSSASTFFFVKNLMQNNTYQVSIFAYNQSGSNITYKTDNPLVGTFTTASDFYGGYYSGIDVDASNVINQFTNLIQPHTQVPYSQFDETIVADFFEYDTVISGSTQHYVECQYSGEKRIYTGTFAFVSPSPAYNREHRVPFTWMNFQGVSRSDFEQFDEGCDLHALELTNGDVNSSRSNYAFGDVAGNPWSDSYLMYTKGRDANNIIVAEPRPDRKGDIARAVFYIMLTYNGKYSQNWGMDNLLSEASTQDLQTLIDWHFADLPDDFEKTRHSYVYEKQGNRNPLIDFPELVNCIDFSDMTKRATCNVVISGIKPSVKAEMGAYVYPNPSEGTLYFKELKAKDVKTIHIYNMLGAEVYNFSFNEDSVNVSNLSKGAYMISIESKNKQFISKFLLK; encoded by the coding sequence ATGAAGATTAAAATTGTTTTTGTGTTTGTATTGTTGTCGTTTTATTTTGCTAATGCTCAAACCGAACCTACCAACCAAGCTACCAACTTAAATTTTAGCAATATAAAAACCTATAAAGCATCTATGAGTTTTTCGCCCAGTGATGCAGATGGCTATTTGGTGGTAATTAATAAAAATCAAGTAAATTTTACCCCTACAAATAATACCAGCTACCAAACTGGCGAAATAATAAATGGAAACAGAATTGTAAAAAGTAGTGCCAGCACTTTTTTCTTTGTAAAAAACTTAATGCAAAACAATACTTACCAAGTTTCAATTTTTGCATACAACCAAAGTGGTAGCAATATTACTTATAAAACAGACAATCCTTTGGTAGGTACTTTTACTACCGCCAGCGATTTTTATGGAGGCTATTATAGTGGTATAGATGTAGATGCCAGCAATGTAATTAATCAATTTACCAATTTAATACAACCCCACACTCAAGTGCCGTACAGCCAGTTTGACGAAACCATAGTAGCTGACTTTTTTGAATACGACACGGTAATAAGTGGCAGTACCCAACACTATGTAGAATGTCAGTACAGTGGCGAAAAAAGAATTTATACAGGCACATTTGCTTTTGTTTCTCCTTCTCCTGCCTATAATAGAGAGCATAGAGTACCTTTTACGTGGATGAACTTTCAAGGGGTAAGCAGAAGTGATTTTGAACAATTTGATGAAGGTTGCGATTTGCACGCTTTAGAATTAACTAATGGAGATGTAAACTCTTCAAGGAGTAATTATGCTTTTGGAGATGTAGCAGGCAACCCGTGGAGCGATTCCTACTTAATGTACACTAAAGGGCGAGATGCTAACAATATTATAGTGGCAGAGCCACGCCCCGATAGAAAAGGCGATATAGCCCGAGCTGTTTTTTATATAATGCTAACCTACAATGGCAAGTACAGCCAAAACTGGGGTATGGATAATTTATTGTCGGAAGCATCTACCCAAGATTTGCAAACTTTAATAGACTGGCATTTTGCCGATTTGCCGGACGATTTTGAAAAAACACGCCATAGCTATGTTTACGAAAAGCAAGGCAATAGAAATCCTTTAATAGATTTTCCGGAGTTGGTTAACTGTATAGATTTTAGCGATATGACTAAAAGAGCTACCTGCAATGTAGTAATAAGTGGTATAAAACCGAGCGTAAAAGCAGAAATGGGTGCTTACGTTTATCCAAACCCAAGCGAAGGCACACTATATTTTAAAGAATTAAAAGCAAAAGACGTAAAAACTATACATATATATAATATGCTGGGTGCAGAAGTATATAATTTTAGTTTTAATGAAGATAGTGTAAATGTTAGCAACTTGTCTAAAGGTGCGTATATGATAAGTATAGAAAGTAAAAACAAGCAGTTTATTTCTAAATTCTTGTTAAAGTAA
- the accD gene encoding acetyl-CoA carboxylase, carboxyltransferase subunit beta — protein sequence MSNWFKRITQGIRTSSKDKKEMPEGVLYQCPKCKTTVPQVEFKEQLSVCASCGHHERLLPKEYFDLFFDDNSRPKLLFQNLYPKDTLNFVDVKTYPQRIKEANEKSGATEAMEVCTGKMGGEKVVIAAMNFAYIGGSMGAVVGEKIARAIDYCIENNCPLIIISKSGGARMMESGISLMQMIKTSAKLTQLANAKIPYISLLTDPTTGGVSASFSMLGDINIAEPGALIGFAGPRVIKETLKVDTLPEGFQSSEFLLEHGFLDFIVERKNLKKEVVDALRMLKV from the coding sequence ATGTCAAATTGGTTTAAAAGGATAACACAAGGTATTCGCACCTCTTCAAAAGATAAGAAAGAGATGCCGGAAGGTGTCTTATACCAATGTCCTAAATGCAAAACCACTGTTCCTCAGGTAGAGTTTAAAGAGCAACTAAGTGTGTGTGCTTCTTGTGGGCATCACGAAAGACTGCTTCCTAAAGAATATTTTGACTTGTTTTTTGATGATAATTCAAGACCAAAATTGCTATTCCAAAATTTATATCCCAAGGATACTTTAAATTTTGTAGATGTAAAAACCTATCCTCAGCGTATAAAAGAAGCCAATGAAAAATCCGGAGCTACAGAAGCTATGGAGGTTTGCACTGGCAAAATGGGTGGCGAAAAAGTAGTAATAGCCGCCATGAATTTTGCCTATATAGGTGGTTCTATGGGAGCAGTAGTAGGCGAAAAAATAGCAAGAGCCATAGATTATTGTATAGAAAATAACTGCCCACTAATAATTATAAGCAAAAGTGGAGGAGCAAGAATGATGGAATCGGGCATATCATTAATGCAAATGATAAAAACAAGTGCTAAACTAACGCAATTAGCCAATGCTAAAATACCCTATATTTCTTTGCTAACCGACCCCACTACAGGAGGTGTTTCGGCATCTTTTTCAATGCTGGGCGATATAAATATAGCAGAGCCGGGAGCATTAATAGGTTTTGCCGGTCCCAGAGTAATAAAAGAAACATTAAAAGTAGATACTTTGCCGGAAGGCTTTCAAAGTTCAGAATTTTTATTAGAGCATGGCTTTTTAGATTTTATAGTAGAACGCAAAAACCTAAAAAAAGAAGTAGTAGATGCCTTGCGAATGTTGAAAGTGTAA
- the rpsO gene encoding 30S ribosomal protein S15: MEKVTAERKKELFKEFGGAETNTGSVDAQVALLTERILHLTEHVKKNKKDFSNTKALTKMVGKRRKLLAYIAKKDIVRYRELIEKLGLRR, from the coding sequence ATGGAAAAAGTAACAGCAGAAAGAAAAAAAGAATTGTTTAAAGAGTTTGGCGGTGCTGAAACCAACACAGGTTCTGTAGATGCTCAAGTAGCATTATTAACAGAAAGAATTTTACACCTTACTGAGCATGTAAAAAAGAACAAAAAAGATTTCTCTAATACCAAAGCATTAACTAAAATGGTTGGTAAAAGAAGAAAACTATTAGCTTACATAGCTAAAAAAGACATTGTAAGATACAGAGAGTTGATAGAAAAACTCGGATTAAGAAGATAA
- a CDS encoding T9SS type A sorting domain-containing protein, with protein MKKIYSLLLIVVSLLSVNLINAQTVWINEIHYDNAGADVDEGIEIAGMAGTDLSCYALMLYNGSDNELYGTNDSIVLSGTIDDEGCGFGAVWFGLPSNGLQNGSPDGIGLWNHCTNTVVQFLSYEGVITAGDGPMIGLTSEDIGVFESTSAPVGGSLQLTGSGSTYADFSWDSLGVHTNGDLNTNQNFCGPQINLQTSSFTIGEGAGTTPVTNLIINPVSASATSVEIHLTGGTGDASDLDLTAWGGSFPVTVPITAGSDTLFVPVTPNDDAVYEGTETLQFTLRNPGTGLTLGPDSVFTLTITDNELPPDTTVSANPNFVSANESDGTVDLSFDISQLSATGTTFTADVALVSGNATDLGNYTAQTVSFTPTGATTQNVTVSITDNAVVDGDRTYVFQLTNLSTGLTLGANEFDTLVVMDDDVPTGDLATVGADDGNGNAVNLGQQFLVTGIVNSPDRGYNALEFSFQDATGGMSFYSSVAPFSTMSVAVGDEIEVVGNVGAYKGITQMVDIQSLNILSSNNALDTLVVTEVTEDNESELIRINNLTLVDASQWVFNSGNDPNGFTVEAQDVNSNIVLIRIDRDYVDLFNSDAPCGTFDIVGVAIQIDEDSAFTDGYQILPRFLSDIIADPCPEVVYTIAQATEVDTNGDAVLNGVDMVLKGIVTSPDFRANQNGVEFTFADNTGGIWAYTTDSLTALGYTPVVGDSVVVYGNVGTSSGANRIYIDSVASLGAATPFTPVVVTVALDEIHEAELIKIENLTLNGTWQSSGTSYNVSATSDGGITYDIRVDVDRSELYSVPLTSSNKFNLTGVGAQYDPSAPRTDGYQIMPRFASDIEIVSAIKDITLNNLTISPVPAKDKLTIAFDYDANETATISIVDVMGRTALTHGVALANGLNTNTLNVASLTTGFYVVKIQTAKGVSTSNITIK; from the coding sequence ATGAAAAAAATTTATTCTTTGTTATTGATAGTAGTCTCTCTGCTGTCAGTAAACTTAATTAATGCACAAACGGTATGGATTAATGAGATTCATTATGATAACGCAGGTGCCGATGTAGATGAAGGTATAGAAATAGCAGGGATGGCAGGTACAGATTTATCATGTTATGCTTTGATGTTATACAATGGTAGTGATAACGAACTATATGGAACAAACGATTCTATTGTTTTAAGTGGCACTATTGACGATGAAGGATGTGGTTTTGGTGCTGTTTGGTTTGGCTTGCCATCAAATGGGCTTCAAAATGGCTCTCCTGATGGTATTGGTCTATGGAATCACTGTACAAATACTGTTGTACAATTTTTAAGTTATGAAGGTGTAATAACAGCAGGAGATGGTCCGATGATAGGTTTAACATCTGAAGATATAGGCGTTTTTGAAAGTACTTCAGCTCCTGTTGGTGGTTCTTTACAATTAACCGGTTCAGGGTCAACTTATGCCGATTTTAGTTGGGACAGCTTAGGTGTTCATACGAATGGAGACCTTAATACCAACCAAAATTTTTGTGGTCCTCAAATCAACCTTCAAACTTCAAGTTTCACAATTGGAGAAGGAGCAGGAACAACGCCTGTTACTAATTTAATAATTAACCCTGTTAGTGCTTCAGCTACTTCTGTAGAAATACACTTAACAGGAGGAACAGGAGATGCAAGCGATTTAGATTTAACAGCTTGGGGTGGCAGTTTCCCTGTTACTGTACCAATTACCGCTGGTAGCGACACTTTATTTGTGCCTGTTACACCTAATGATGATGCAGTATATGAAGGAACAGAAACATTACAATTCACATTGCGTAATCCGGGAACAGGTTTAACTTTAGGTCCGGATTCAGTATTTACATTAACCATTACAGATAATGAATTGCCACCAGACACAACAGTTTCTGCAAATCCTAATTTTGTATCAGCAAATGAGAGTGACGGAACAGTAGATTTAAGTTTTGATATTAGCCAATTAAGTGCTACTGGTACAACTTTTACTGCCGATGTGGCTCTTGTAAGTGGTAACGCTACTGACTTAGGAAACTATACTGCTCAAACAGTTTCTTTTACTCCAACAGGTGCTACTACTCAAAATGTAACGGTTTCTATAACAGACAATGCTGTAGTAGATGGCGATAGAACTTATGTTTTTCAATTAACAAACTTAAGCACAGGTTTAACATTAGGTGCAAACGAATTTGATACATTAGTAGTAATGGATGATGACGTACCTACAGGAGATTTGGCAACAGTTGGAGCTGATGACGGAAATGGAAATGCTGTAAATCTTGGTCAACAATTTTTAGTTACAGGTATTGTTAATAGCCCTGACAGAGGCTATAATGCTTTGGAGTTTTCATTTCAAGATGCTACCGGGGGTATGAGTTTTTATTCAAGTGTAGCACCATTTAGTACTATGTCTGTTGCTGTAGGAGATGAAATAGAAGTAGTAGGAAATGTTGGGGCTTATAAAGGTATTACTCAAATGGTAGATATTCAATCTTTGAACATTCTAAGTAGTAATAATGCTTTAGATACTTTAGTGGTTACAGAAGTAACAGAAGATAATGAATCGGAATTGATTAGAATAAATAATTTAACTTTAGTAGATGCATCTCAATGGGTTTTTAATAGTGGTAATGACCCTAATGGATTTACTGTAGAAGCACAAGATGTAAATAGCAATATTGTTCTTATACGAATTGATAGAGATTATGTAGATTTATTTAATTCAGATGCCCCATGTGGAACTTTTGACATAGTGGGTGTCGCTATTCAAATTGATGAAGATTCTGCATTTACCGATGGTTATCAAATTTTACCAAGATTTTTAAGTGATATTATTGCAGATCCTTGTCCAGAAGTAGTTTACACCATAGCACAAGCTACAGAAGTAGATACTAATGGCGATGCTGTACTAAACGGTGTAGATATGGTTTTAAAGGGAATTGTTACTTCACCAGATTTTAGAGCTAATCAAAATGGTGTTGAATTTACTTTTGCCGATAATACAGGTGGTATTTGGGCTTACACAACCGATTCATTAACAGCCTTAGGCTATACTCCTGTAGTAGGAGATTCTGTAGTGGTTTATGGTAATGTAGGTACTTCAAGCGGAGCAAATAGAATTTATATAGATTCTGTAGCTTCTTTAGGTGCTGCTACTCCTTTTACACCAGTTGTTGTTACCGTAGCTTTAGATGAAATTCATGAAGCAGAGTTAATAAAAATAGAAAACTTAACATTAAACGGAACATGGCAGTCAAGTGGCACTTCTTATAATGTTAGTGCTACAAGCGATGGAGGTATTACTTACGATATTAGAGTGGACGTTGACAGATCAGAGTTATATAGTGTTCCTTTAACATCTTCAAATAAATTTAACCTAACAGGCGTGGGTGCACAATACGATCCTTCTGCTCCAAGAACAGACGGTTATCAAATAATGCCTCGTTTTGCTAGTGATATAGAAATAGTATCTGCTATTAAAGACATTACTTTAAACAACCTAACCATAAGCCCTGTGCCGGCTAAAGATAAATTAACCATTGCTTTTGATTATGATGCTAATGAAACAGCTACCATAAGCATAGTAGATGTAATGGGTCGTACAGCTTTAACACATGGTGTAGCGTTAGCTAATGGCTTAAATACAAATACTTTAAATGTAGCCAGCCTTACTACCGGATTTTATGTAGTTAAAATTCAAACAGCTAAAGGTGTATCTACAAGCAATATTACCATTAAATAA
- the meaB gene encoding methylmalonyl Co-A mutase-associated GTPase MeaB: protein MSKLTKQDYIKGILDGNTIVLSRAITLLESTKEEHYTLAQEILQQILPKTGNAKRIGITGVPGVGKSTIIEALGLKILEDKTNKIAVLAIDPSSQLSKGSILGDKTRMELLSANSNAYIRPTSAGNKLGGVSRKTHETLLLCEAAGFNHIIIETVGVGQSETAVNAMVDCFLLLLLPGAGDELQGIKRGIMEMADIIAVNKSIENEKVSPQATKARKEINTALHYFPSKEFSWITKVLNVDALKNYNIDKLQETIDNFFSHQNQKRYLKKRRNYQDVSRLEETINQTILQNFYENDMVKQELTKWKQEIVAGKTTSYQAAEKIILNLKSKG from the coding sequence ATGTCAAAACTAACAAAGCAAGACTACATAAAAGGAATATTAGACGGCAATACTATTGTGCTTAGCCGTGCCATTACTTTATTAGAAAGCACTAAAGAAGAACATTATACTTTAGCCCAAGAAATATTACAGCAAATATTACCAAAAACAGGAAATGCAAAAAGAATAGGGATAACAGGAGTGCCGGGCGTAGGTAAAAGCACTATTATAGAAGCTTTAGGTTTAAAAATATTAGAAGATAAAACTAATAAAATAGCCGTATTGGCTATTGACCCCAGTAGTCAACTTAGTAAAGGGAGCATACTGGGTGATAAAACAAGAATGGAACTTCTTAGTGCAAACTCTAATGCTTATATAAGACCAACTTCTGCCGGCAATAAACTGGGTGGCGTAAGCCGAAAAACCCACGAAACCTTATTGCTTTGCGAAGCGGCAGGATTTAACCATATTATAATAGAAACCGTAGGTGTGGGGCAAAGCGAAACCGCTGTAAATGCTATGGTAGATTGTTTTTTGCTTTTATTATTGCCGGGGGCAGGAGATGAGCTACAAGGTATTAAAAGAGGAATTATGGAAATGGCAGACATTATAGCGGTAAATAAATCTATTGAAAACGAAAAAGTAAGCCCACAAGCCACTAAAGCACGAAAAGAAATAAATACAGCACTTCATTATTTTCCTTCAAAAGAATTTTCGTGGATTACAAAAGTGCTTAATGTAGATGCTTTAAAAAACTACAATATAGATAAATTACAAGAAACCATAGACAATTTCTTTAGCCACCAAAACCAAAAAAGGTATTTAAAAAAGAGGAGAAACTATCAAGATGTTTCCCGATTAGAAGAAACTATCAACCAAACTATATTGCAAAATTTTTATGAAAACGATATGGTAAAACAAGAATTAACTAAATGGAAACAAGAAATAGTAGCAGGAAAAACAACATCTTACCAAGCTGCTGAAAAAATTATTTTAAATCTGAAATCTAAAGGATAA